Part of the Aciduliprofundum boonei T469 genome is shown below.
TTGTCATAACTGCAAAGATATGTGTCCAATATGCTTCTGTAAAGAATGTTTCTTCGAGGATCACAGCGTTTTCGATTATGAATCAAATAAGTTTTACAACTGGGCCGATGATAAGGATGGTATAAGACTGCCCACGGATAAATCTCTCTTCCACATTGGAAGGTTAATACACATGGGTACATCCTGCGTTGGTTGTGGTCTTTGTCAGCAGGCATGTCCTATGGATATTCCATTATACAGGCTATTTGGAATAGTTGGCAATGATCTCCAGAAAGTGTTTAACTATAAACCTGGCGTTAATGATGATCTTCCTCCAGTTATGGAATTCCGTGAGGATGAATTGCATGAGTTTGAAGGCCTCTTTGGGGGTGAGGAGTAATGGGTAAGAAGGTTGAGATATTGGATGTGGATAGCAAGCAAATAATGGATGATATAAGGAAAGCGGCCTCACCACCTGAGGAAGTGGAACACTGGGTTACTATATATGTTATGGGAAAACCGTATAGGGTTCCTGCAGGTTTGACTATAATGAAGGCCTTAGAATATGCAGGTTATCGCTTTATTAGAAGTTCTGGATGTCGTGCTGGATTCTGCGGTGCCTGCGCAACAGTTTATAGGAAAAAGGGAGAGTATAGGTTTAGAACTGCCTTGGCTTGTCAGACTACAGTAGAAGACGAGATGTACCTTGCTCAGATTCCTTTTGTGCCTGCAAACAAGGCGAAATATAATATAGATGAGATTGAACCAGGACCAACTACACTCTTGGAATATTATCCTGAAATTGCTCGCTGTGTATCCTGCAACACATGTACCAAGGCCTGCCCCCAAGAGCTGGATGTTATGTACTATATCCAGTATGGTATCCGTGGCGATATTGCCAAGGTTGCTGAGCTGAGCTTTGACTGTATTCAGTGTGGTTTGTGTACATTGAGATGTCCTGCCGAGATTCAGCACTATCATATGGCCCAGCTAGCAAGGAGATTATACGGCAAGTACTATCAGCCTAAGAGTCCATGGCTAAAGAGAAGGCTCAAGGAGATCGATAGTGGAATGTATGAGAAAGCTTATGAGAATATCAAGAAGTTGAGGGAAGATCCAGAGGCAATTAAGGCCCTGTATTACAAGATTCTCAACGAAGGAAGGGAGAGGGAAGAGAAGTTGATTGAAGATCCCTTGGATTTTATTAAAGGAGAGGATTAAAATGACCCTGAAGCTTATTAGAGGATACCCTGAATATATGCGTGAAAGTATTGAAATGGTTGAGAAAACTAGAGATCAAAGGATAAAGGAAAAGGAGAAGGAGAAGGAACTAGCACTCTCTGCAGAGGAAAGAAGAGAGGTTCTAAACAAGTTTCACCCAGATTACGCCCCCGGTGGAAAGAGGGAGCTGAAGGTAGGTGTAAATAAAGGAGAGATAGTGCCCAATGAAGTTGCAGACATTCTTGAGGCATGGCCTGCTTTAGATCCAGATGAGGTTGATTTGAACGATATCGATTATGATGTTGATATCCTTATAATAGGTGGTGGCGGCGCTGGAACTGTAGCTGCTCTCTGGGCTAACAACGAAGGGATATCTGCTGAAAACATACTTATAGCAACGAAGTTGAGGCATGGTGATGCCAATTCAATGATGGCTCAGGGTGGTATACAGGCTGCGGATAGGCCTTGGGATTCGCCCATTATTCATTACCTTGATGTTCTCGGCGGAGGTCACTTTGCTAACAAGCATGAGCTGGTTAAGGCGCTTACGGAAGATGCTCCAAAGATAATAAAATGGCATGAAGACTTAGGAGTGATGTATGATAAGGATGAGAAAGGTAACTTCATTGAGCGCTGGGGTGGCGGAACCTCAAGAAAGAGATTACACTCTGCTAAAGATTATACAGGAATGGAGATTATGCGTGTTATAAGAGATGAAGCGAGAAACAGGGAAATACCAGTTTTAGAATTCAGTCCTGCTGTTGAGTTAATAACAACGGAAGATGGAGAGATTGGAGGAGCTATACTTTGGAATATGGAAACCAAGGAGTACTATGTTGTGAGGGCTAAAGCAACGGTCCTAGCTACAGGTGGCTGGGGTAGATTGCATATCAGGGGATTCCCAACCACTAACCACTATGGCGCTACAGCGGATGGCTTGGTTATGGCCTATCGCGCTGGGGCGAGATTGAGAGATTTGGAATCTGTACAGTACCATCCTACCGGAGCTGCCTATCCTGAGCAGATTGTAGGATTGCTCATAACTGAAAAGGTTAGGGCCATGGGTGCTACCCCCGTGAATAAATACGGCGAAAGATTTGTATTCCCACTAGAGCCCAGAGATGTAGAGGCAGCAATGTTCATTAGAGAATGCTTTGGCAAAGGTAACTGCGTGCAAACTCCTACTGGAATGCGCGGAATATGGCTTGACTCGCCTATGATTGAAGAATTGCAAGGAGAAGGGGCTATAAGAAAGAATTTAGATGCTATGTACCGTATGTACAAGAGATTCGGAATAGATATGACTAAGGATCCAATATTGGTGTTCCCAACTCTGCACTATCAGAACGGAGGAGTTGAAATCAACGCGGATGCTCAGGTCCTTAAGGGCGATGGTACGCCATATCCAAGATTCTTTGCAGGTGGAGAAGTTGAGGGTGGAGTGCATGGAAAGAACCGCCTTATGGGTAATTCGCTCTTGGATTACAATGTGTTTGGTAGGAGAGCAGGAATCTCTGCTGCAAAGGTTGCTCGTAACTCTGGTAAGCCTGGAAAGCTGAGTTTGAGGCATGTGAAGATATACTCGGAAGAAGTAAAGAAGATAAACGTGCCATTGTCGAGAAGGTCTCCTATCCTTCTTCCCGATTATAGGGGAAAGAGAGTGTTGGCCAGGAAGATAGATCTTCCTGTATTACAATGAGGTGCTTAGAATGAGAATAATGTTACATGGTTGGGATACCTCCCATAGATTGGGCGTACCTGAAATCTGCGATTCAATGACCTCAATAGTCAAGAAGATGGGGCATGAGTATGTCCCCAATGAAAGTAAGGTTATCTGCGCAGAAGCTATAGGTTTTTTGGGCTATGATAACCTAACTGATGATTTTGCAAAAGCAACAGTCAAAGAGATTGAAGAGAAGGTAAGCAAATATGACATAGACATGATTCTCACTGCTTATGCAGCACCATATGCTGCATGGAGCAAAGAGCGTGAGGGTTTCCTCGTTAAAAGGGGCTATGAACTTCCAGTGCCAATTGAGCATATTGCCACCTTCTTATATAAGAATCTGGATAAGTTAAAATTCAAAGAGCTTGATATGGCAGTGCTAATGCATGATGGATGCACTCTAGGGCGCAAGATGCGTGTTGCTGAGGAGCCAAGGAAGGTACTTGAGAAGATTCCCAAG
Proteins encoded:
- a CDS encoding 4Fe-4S dicluster domain-containing protein: MGKKVEILDVDSKQIMDDIRKAASPPEEVEHWVTIYVMGKPYRVPAGLTIMKALEYAGYRFIRSSGCRAGFCGACATVYRKKGEYRFRTALACQTTVEDEMYLAQIPFVPANKAKYNIDEIEPGPTTLLEYYPEIARCVSCNTCTKACPQELDVMYYIQYGIRGDIAKVAELSFDCIQCGLCTLRCPAEIQHYHMAQLARRLYGKYYQPKSPWLKRRLKEIDSGMYEKAYENIKKLREDPEAIKALYYKILNEGREREEKLIEDPLDFIKGED
- a CDS encoding FAD-binding protein, giving the protein MTLKLIRGYPEYMRESIEMVEKTRDQRIKEKEKEKELALSAEERREVLNKFHPDYAPGGKRELKVGVNKGEIVPNEVADILEAWPALDPDEVDLNDIDYDVDILIIGGGGAGTVAALWANNEGISAENILIATKLRHGDANSMMAQGGIQAADRPWDSPIIHYLDVLGGGHFANKHELVKALTEDAPKIIKWHEDLGVMYDKDEKGNFIERWGGGTSRKRLHSAKDYTGMEIMRVIRDEARNREIPVLEFSPAVELITTEDGEIGGAILWNMETKEYYVVRAKATVLATGGWGRLHIRGFPTTNHYGATADGLVMAYRAGARLRDLESVQYHPTGAAYPEQIVGLLITEKVRAMGATPVNKYGERFVFPLEPRDVEAAMFIRECFGKGNCVQTPTGMRGIWLDSPMIEELQGEGAIRKNLDAMYRMYKRFGIDMTKDPILVFPTLHYQNGGVEINADAQVLKGDGTPYPRFFAGGEVEGGVHGKNRLMGNSLLDYNVFGRRAGISAAKVARNSGKPGKLSLRHVKIYSEEVKKINVPLSRRSPILLPDYRGKRVLARKIDLPVLQ
- a CDS encoding (Fe-S)-binding protein; the protein is MRIMLHGWDTSHRLGVPEICDSMTSIVKKMGHEYVPNESKVICAEAIGFLGYDNLTDDFAKATVKEIEEKVSKYDIDMILTAYAAPYAAWSKEREGFLVKRGYELPVPIEHIATFLYKNLDKLKFKELDMAVLMHDGCTLGRKMRVAEEPRKVLEKIPKLKYVNFDHPELYVKERELKPWDISACPGGWLDFTLPELMPYVASNVIREYALPREVDVIVTTCGNGYHAFKAGIKHGEFDIKAMAYPMLIDMALEGVQ